GAAAGGGCTTCGCATAAGCGAGGAAAGAGTGGTTGTTGATTCATCTCCTGAGATGCCTGTTGATTCAATCCAGGTACAGATATCCAGTGTGGACTCCAAATTTGCGAGTGCTGTATCAGAGAGTGGTCAGATCAGCATTGACGGAAGAGTGAAGTTTGGAGAACCCCACCTGACATGTGTGGGGTCTTTCGATGTGGATGTGAGCTTAGAAGGGAATCTAATCCTGTGCCGGCAGGTGGATCAGCCCGGCATGATTGGCCGTGTTGGAAACATACTGGGTGAACAAAACGTGAATGTGAGCTTTATGAGTGTGGGAAGAACATCGCGTAGGAACAAGGCTATTATGGCTATTGGTGTCGATGAAGAACCAAACAAGGAGGCTCTTGACAATATTGGAGCCGTGCCTGCCATTGAAGAGTTCGTCTTCCTCAAGCTCTAGCACTAGTTGAGTAATGGtatacaaacaaacaaataaataatgtatgcGTATCTACTATCCATGGATGGTACGTTTTAGAAAGTAAAATAGCTACTATTGGTTaaaaagaaatgtttttttttgacAATTCTCAAGTGCACATGCACTTCAGATGATCTAGATCTGTTTTTACACCGTAGAAGAGGTATTTTGATGTGATATATTTGGATGGAATGATTCAGAATAAAACACTAGCTGTTTGCGGCTAGTAGTCTGTTGTCTCTGCATTGTTTTGCTATTGCAGTATCATCGTTTCAACAGCTTATGTTTTGTAGCTTTCAACATTTACTCGGtggtacacacacacacacaccccagTTAAGGTATTCTTCACGCATACTTACGGTAATTATTTGAAAGGGAAAAGGCAAGAGACTCGCCAATAATGTAATTTACCAACTTGAAATTGCTCCAGTTTCAAGCAATCCATTTGTTTTCATCCGAAGATGCTTTAACACCTATCATTAGAGTAAGGTTCAAATCATTTTGCCCCTAAACGTTGTGACAGTTAGTGCAAAGAAATATGCCTGTatcaattcatttttatttcaaaatttcaatgaattacaaaatctaaaaactgattataattataatgttatGATAATATATCAAGGGTAATGCTAACAAGACAACTCAGATACGCATAACTGCATAAGCACACTTAATTCGCAAAGACATTGGTTTGTGTGTATTTCTTCTGCAGATAACTATTTGTCTGTTACACATATAGCAATATAGCATCATCTTAAATCGACTATGCGCATCCGTGTACGTGAATGCAAGTGTAAACGAATTCATAATATATAGCTCACGAacttaataaaatgttttagCTTTGTCTTTTGTCTAACTtcttatagtgtgtttggatttttGTTAATACGAATATCTAAAAATTAGCTTcccaaaaacatataaaattatgagaaattaaaatcaaaaaatataaatgactaaatatgttttataaaataaaaattaataataacaagcAAAATAATTGACACTTGCGCGAAatctttaaatatgtaattttattcatcttaagaatatttttgattaaattaaaaaataatttaaaacaaaaaatagaagataaaaagatAAGTTTGAACTGGTTTGATGCGCTGCCTTTtttgctattttattttttgttttgatcgaGTCTCATTAATTATGAATTGTTCCAATTTTTAGTAGTTAACGGACTGATTACTAGACCCATTCTtagtttgattgattaaattGGCTGGTCTAGTAGGATATTCAAAATAGATGGTTATGACTAAAGTATATACaatttaaattagtattttaaaaaataatttaaattaatatgtaggcttaaatactttttcatccatgtaatttaatctttttgtttgttttaggtATTGTAAAATgtgtttgtattatttttttattcttaaaatattttagatagcttttttgtcattattcaaggtattttttttcaaaatacaagCGCTTTAAagacgaaaaataaaataaatgcattttataagaatttaaatgatttttttaccagaacaaaaataaaaaaatactaaattataagaaaaaaaacaaaattaaacctaatatctaatattaaaaagagattgatgtttaagaaataaaaatacatttttttactagTAAATAAAAACACtcaatattttgtaaataattaaaaatcgaAAATGTATTATACTTATATCTAATAGGAACGTTAGTCTACTATAgaagagaattttttatttttagagaaatagaaaattttgttagaaacatcattttattaaagattagtatatatattttttattttccttccacTATTTATTTGTTACTACATAAACATAAACTAATAGTTAGAGAGGGTTGGAGGAGTGAGGTGTGTATACTAAAGAATATAAGATAGAAGATTGGGGTTAGGGTTTGATCGGACGCAATGGCTGGCACCGGCATCCACCCATACCACCAGCAATGGGCTCCGGCGGCTGccgctcctcctcctcctccggcAGCCGCGGGCGGTCCTCCTCCTCACCCTGGGGAGGAGGTTCGAACGATATTCATAACTGGTCTTCCGGAAGACGTGAAAGAGAGAGAGCTGCAGAATCTGCTGAGATGGCTGCCCGGTTTCGAAGCATCTCAACTGAATTTCAAAGCTGAGAAGCCAATGGGTTTTGCTCTCTTCTCCGCACCACACCAAGCACTCGCCGCCAAAGACATTCTTCAGGACATGCTCTTCGATCCAGACACCAAGTCCGTCCTCCACACTGAGATGGCAAAGAAAAATCTATTCGTCAAAAGAGGTTTGGTTCAGTTCTCTTAttgaaatcaattaattagTGCTTACTGTAACTGAAACCCTAGCTTGTCTTGTAGGAATCGGAGCTGCTGATGCGGGCGGTGCTTTTGATCAAAGTAAGCGCTTAAGGACAGCCGGAGATTATACACACAGTGGCTATACAAGTCCATCTCCTTTTCATCCTCCCCCGCCTCCCGTGTGGGGACCACATGGATACATGGCtccgcctcctcctcctcctccatatGATCCATATGCTGGCTATCCCGTTGCGCCTGTACCAATGCCCACTCCTGCTCCCATACCAGCACCTAGCACTTATGTTCCTGTTCAGGTCAATCTTCACTTAACTGTTACTTCTCTATACATATTGTCATATTGTGTGTTCTCTAGGAATGATTCTCTACATAGACCAGTTCAGGTGTATGTCTTTTAGAGTTGTTATACAAGATAAGTAACATAGTGTTTATTACTTTGTACAGAACACAAAAGATAACCCTCCTTGCAACACCCTGTTTATTGGGAACTTGGGAGAGAACATAAACGAGGAAGAAGTCAGGGGCCTTTTCAGTGTGTAAGTACATCTTATCCCTTGAAAGTGGTTCTTCTGTTCAGTTTTCATGCTCTCGAACAACTTTGTGTTGCAGACAACCTGGTTTTAAGCAAATGAAGATTTTAAGACAGGAGAGGCATACAGTTTGCTTCATCGAGTTTGAAGTCAGTGGCcttttcatttatctttttctaaCTTGGTGAATACTCGTGCTATGCTTCTTGTAAATTTCCCTCAGTTTTATATTCAATTACCTTGCAGGATGTGAATAGTGCTACGAATGTGCACCATAATCTGCAGGGTGCTGTTATCCCAAGTTCTGGTTCCATTGGCATGCGGATACAAtatccttttttatattatcaatatccCCGATGTTTTCTTTCTGATTTCGCCCCCCTCACATGTTCACTCTCTAAAACTGGTTGTAGCACTGGGAACTACACAAGACCTTTTTGCTTAAATGCTTGCATTTGCAAGTgtaccatgattttttttttattttattgtctttAATGTAGCTGTGCATCAATGATACTAGAACCAcatgtttctttcaaatcaactatttttttaaagggtTTTTCCAGATACTATCAATTGTTTTGCAGTATGATCTAACATGAATAATACTGCTGCAAAATGCAAGTATTAGTGCTTCTTAGGTCAAAACTATATTGTAAATCTTATGGTTCGGGcttcatattttttaacttttgatttTTCCTACCGCCCATTATCTGCCAAATTTGCATTAAAAAAGCTCTCATCCTTTGCATTCTATTTGGTATGAAATTGCTTGTGATTTTTGCATCATGTTATGTGCAAGGAATTTTGTTTTGTGCTTTTCTTGACTTCTTAGTAGATATTCAAAAAatccatttggaaaaaggaAAGATAATCTTCCTATTGCTGTTCCTAGTGCGAATGGAGCTCCACCAACAATGACTTATCAGTAGCTTGAAGGGGATGTACTCTGTTCTTTATGCTCCGACAAATATTACTACATAATAGGATGCATCTTGCAGCTGTCACATGCATCCATTGATCATCAAGTCATCGCCATTAGCATCCTTGCTCATGTGAATGAATGCAGTGGCATCATCATATACATACATTTGGCTATGTTAATACTAATCGGACATGCATATCTTGGCAACATGCGTTGGTTCCTGGATTACTTTCGTAGGTGTTTAGATTATGTATGTTATCACCTGTAGAATTGATGCATGGGTCTAAGTTTTGTTTAAATTGTGGGCTTTATGGTCATATACTTTGTGTACATTGGCATTAGGAATGTTATTCAAACAGGTTTTGGCCTATATTTTACAACTTTTAGGTTCATTTGGTGCTTTATTTGACATGACATATTTATGGTGATGCTTACTTTGAATTCATGTCACGACTTGGTTAGGGTCTGGAGAAATAAGGATGTCATACCTATGGTCATGCTGCCCTTTCCACTATCATATTACCATTGTCATTAcaacatatttaactttttttccccAATTGAATCCGTCATTCATGACTCCATTTGATCAGAGCATTGATGTTGATGCTTTGAAATTCAGAGTTATTTAAAGGAAATCCCGGGAGTTATATGTTGTCTGATTTATACAGGATTTCAAAACATGACAAAGCTTCCTTTCATAATGGGAGATCCATTACTGCTGCTGCCATATCATTGCaggtaatttttttgtttgcttgGGTGAACTACCGTCAAATTAGGTTGGAACTTCTGTCGATTATCAAGTGAAGCAGCCTTTCAATTATATGATGCCCTGAGTTTCTCATTAAACAGCTAGCTGACTAGTCATTTTGTCACCGACGAGCTAATTCTGTGCTAGTTTTCAAAATCTACTATTGTAGCAAAAGTTTAATCTGTGTAACAGAAGAAACTGATAGGTTAAGAATAAATACCGTGGAAAATAGAGTAATGGTTGTGGAATAGCAACTTTGGATTTTCGATATTGAAAGCTCCTACACGGTTCATAATTATCTATGAACGGTAGTTCAAGTTTTGCCATGAAATTGCAACTTCATAGTTAGTTTTTGGGTATAATATTAGAGACATCAATTGTTTTACCAAAGTGAATTCTACACAACTTAGATGTAGCTAAGTATTGGATTCTTGTTTTAGAACTAAAGCTAACAACTGAGGTTTTATTTAATGGGCATTTTGCCGCTGACTACGTTTCCAGACGAATGACAACTTGTagctttataaattttatccaaGTCTTCTGCTATTCGCCTCAGTACATTATTATTTCCCCGACTACTGGTTATGGTAAAGTGTTTGCCTAAAGTGTGAACGAGggtttttaagtatttaagtaTGTTAAATTCTTCAATTTTTAGTAAGCTTAATGCTCTTCATACGAACTTGTTCATTCAAAATACGTCTGAAAATATATCCTTGTAAATCGTTATTAGAGAATTAGTGtaggggaaaaaaataaatgctgCGAAAAAACCCATTAAGTACACTTGTTTCGAAAGAGTATGATCCAAATAAGCAAGTCAACATTTACAAACCGAAGGCCaaattgaaggaggaaaaaaaattgccGAACACCTGACTATGGAAAGCTTAATCTACACAAATGCTGGGTTATTCCCCAATTAGTTcaggaaaatgaaaaatgatgggGAAACCGATTGCAGCGTGAGGAGAGTaggaaatgaagaaaaaatacatCTTCTAGAGTACAAAAATCTTGTAGCAATTTGAAGATAGACTTAATTTACAAGGATGAAACTATGGCTCACGAACTACTATGAGATCTTACAGATGAAATTGACTGTGCAGAGACAGATGCGGTCGGGCTGTTAAGGTCCCTCTCCCCATTTATTTCTTTGGGTTTTCCGCTAAGTCTTTCCATAGCATCTTGACATATGTCGTTAAACCATTCGTCTTCAGGCAGTTCTCTGGCAACAGAATATACATATCAGACTCTTACAGATTTAATGCCACAACTTTGAATAGAAAAACAATTGCAAAtgcaaagatattttctttaaagaatAATGATAGAATGTTGATGGCAACAACAGTGACCTACCCATATGGATCCATCCCTGTTGCAGAAAATGCTGCCATTGCTTTTGTTATAATCTCATTGACAATTCGTTGCAAATTCCTAGACAAGTACCGACCATGGGAGGCAAAACATACGACAAACTTCATATCCAAATAGAACTGCACAatgtaagaaaattattatatggtCATGATGAACTTTGCAGTTCACAAGGGTCAACCAAGTAAAATTTGCATCAGCAAAATCATTATTACACTGTTTAGGCATATACACTTAAGGATTCTAAAGAACAATGCATTCAGAAGGCCAGAATCTagtcattttaaataatataatagagGACATTGAAAAGTTTCTTGAGGAGGAGGAAATAATTCACTTTTCAATGTATAAATAGACGTGCTCCTCCAACATTGGAGATGAGAGTAGGACCACAATCTAAATGGTTAGCATTGTTAAATTTGTTTCTCCATGTGTTTGGTAATTGCACAGACtgattgatatttgtatataagAACAAAATACCTACGATATAGAAGCCGcatgaaatgaaaaattaatcagTTACTTAGGCTATGATAGCTTATTTTCATGCCTTAcaatttggtttggttttatTTGTATACATTCAATTGATTATATTAGTATCGTTCAATTAAATTAGAAaggatttattattttaatttttcttttattggtttttGAAGCACTGGTTTTTAGAACAAAAAGGCAGTACTTTGATATCTAAGTGATCCAAGATTTTACACCCAAATATTGATACTAAATAAAATTCTCCTATTCAGAATTGCATTTAAAGGCATAaattcttttctgttttggcaTATGGGTTTCTAACAGTTACCAGTAACCTCAATTAAAACATTAAtgatataataaacaaattccAATATCATACCTGTTGAAGACCAAGGGGACCTAAAGGCCTTGGCCCTTCCTCAATATCATCCCAAAAGCTCTGGTCTTCTGAAAGCCACAACACAACAGTTTCTGTAAGTCTCATCAAGAGCAGCGTAGCAAATCTTTCCCTCCCCACAAACATATCTGCTGCTATATTGGCCATTCGGTTCAGTTTTACAAAAAGCTCCTGGACAAAAACATAATGGTCTCATCAGATCTTGAATCATATTTGTAGTATAACTCAATAGTGAAGTTAGATGACAATTTGTATTAATTTCAGCAAAAGAGAAAGATAATTCACATATtgcaaagggaaaagaaaaatccaTTTTCTATGATTAAAAAGTTAATGTGAGCATAAGAAATGAGACACAGATTTTTATTTCCTTCTGGTAGACAGAGGGGTACATTCAACCACACGAATATATTCAAATAGAAAATTCAGTCCATATATTAGGACTAACAACTTCAGTAGTCAGCTGGCCGATGTCTGTAACAGTTTCACTTTTCTGTAATAAGGTTGTTATTCATAGAACAGAACAGAATGCTTAAATTGGTTAATAGAAACGTATactttcagaaaattatttctttcaGTGCCATATTTAATTAGCTATTTCAGAATGCATACATAGATTTCAGAAGGCATTGAATCTACAGTCATGAGCCTATAAAGGAATCAGAATCTGGAGCTTCTTGTTGCATGCAATAACCACCCCACCCCACCCCACCAACTTTTTCACTAAGAAAAGGTCAGCAGAAAAGAGTTATTACAAACACATCTATATGCAGAGCACAGCTGAAAACGGAAAGTAAATTTCAAAGAGAATTGCTAGCAACACATTATTATTGGCTGAAACTcattgaaaatcataaatttgtgGGTTCtacttatttaatgaatttcgCTTgtgatttgtaatttttttcaataaattttaactaataatagagAGAGTTGCTTGCACTCCTCAATTTCAATATCACTCTAAGAACAATGAGGCAGAGAAGTCTGAAAATCTGTAGAATAtattcacacacaaaaaaacagATTTCCAAATTACCTGAAAAATCAAAGATGGAATCCATTCAACTTCTTCTGCATTTCCATCCATATTTATATACATGTCAGCAGTAAGATGGCTATCACCTTCCTCTGTAAAAATTAGGTCCAATGCATGTTGACGACAAAATGTATCTTTCAATCTGTCAACTGAACCAACAAGTCTTCTCCTCCATTCTCTTTGTTCAGGATGACGATTTTGCCTTTCTGAGGTTCTTCTTCGATTATCATCCTTGTATGCAGCCTGATTTATGGGGGAAAGCTTCATAGCTGCACGAGGAAGTAGTTCATCAGCTAGTAATGAGGCATTAGCTAGCAACGCAATTTGCTGGGCCTCAGTCTCAGCCATGCGTACAATTTTGTTTCCAGAATCTTCAAGGCTTGCTTCTTCCTCCATTGATCCAGGCAATGCTTTTATGAGCATGTTCACATAGGAGTTAAATACTTGAAACAATCCTTCGAGAGCTTGGCCTCCCAACTGCATGCTAAGCAGTGGTCCAACATCTTCAAAGAAGTCCTGTATAAGCATACAGAACATCCATCATAGAGTgaatcaaaaatataaaaccatTAAAACCAAACAGGAAACATAGAAAGAACTTGGAATGGAGTTAAACAAGATTAACATGTGCAGATGAGTATGTGTTCTGTAAGAAGTTATCTGTTCAGTAAGAACACGGGAAACATGGAAAAGATTTAACTACAAAGGACAAAGAGAAAATTCTAAATATATTCacttaaaaagagaaaagattcacattgaggatcaaaataacaaatattttgtaCACTTCGTTTTAGAAAATCTACTCACTGTCCCAACCAATGCAACATCTCTGTTCTGAAACCATTCCAAACATTGTTCAGTACTTCAGTGTAACAAGCCAATATCAAGTCAAGACGGAAATTCTCACCTGGACCATCAAATTGAAGCGATGGGCACTGCTTGTAAGTTTATGTTGAAATGCTGTTGTATTACTAATGGATATACTTGAAGGCCTACTAGTCTGGCGATTAGATGTAGGAGGGTATGTAAGTACCCAATCATCAGCCGCAGCCAAAGCAGCAGTACTCTCTTGAATTCGTTTCAAATTAGCATCTAGTGCTTGCTCAACACTAGGCCTAAAAAGTTTCAATAGCACAGGACAAAGAGCCAGGCCACGAGCTTCCAACAATGAGCAATGACCCAATGCTATTTGAACACACTCTGCAGCAGCTCTTAAACCTCCTGCAGCTGCTGACGAGGCTAATGCATGCCTTTTCACCAGAAGAGCAAATGCCTCTGTTTGCTTCGTAGCCCACATCACAAGTTCAGAAGTATAAGCTGGCTCCTCGCCAAAAATAGCCAATGAATCACTTGCAGCTTGTGCAACTGCAGAGAATACCAGTTGGGCAAGAGCTGCAGTATATGCTCCACCATATGAGGTGCTTGATGGCCGAAGACTTTGCATGTTATACTGATATCGTTGCTGATGGGCATTAAGTAGCAAGCTGTGAGCATGGGGACCATCTCCAAGTTTTTTAAGGGCAGAAACGGAGGCACGGAGTTCCACACCACGTGTGGAGGGCTGACAAGCAGCTTCAGCAAGTTGATCAGCTAACTTTTGTCTACGTTCAGCAATGGAATTCTGTAGAGACAAAAGTGCAGATGGGTTGATAGATTTCAAATCTTTTGCCTCAGAAACTACACGTTCTCCTTCATCAAGAGCAGCCAAAGCTTCTTCCACTCGCCTTTCAGCCAAGAGAACATCCAAGAGATCAGGAAACTCCACCAACCATTTGTCTAGGTCTGATATCTCCTTATCTTCAGAATCTGATGTAGCATTTACAGAAAAACCATCAGAATTTGAGATTGATAATGAATCGATGTGAACTCCTTCAGCCAAACCATGTATCAAGGCAGCTTGTGTGGAGAGCAGGTTTCTAATAGATGAAAGCTCCCCCTCTAAATCTGATATCTCCTTAGATGTTCTGTACCATTTAAATATTGCTTAGATTCAAAATATGGCCAACAATATATCAGCTAACAAAAATTAGCTAAAACACATTGCAGCAGctattttttaaggtccaaatATAGAaagggtaaaataaaaaaaaaaagagtaaattactCCAATCTCCTATTTTGCATTTCTTACACAAAACTCCCTCTATTTCTAAAACCTACACAAAAACCCTCTTATTATATAAATACGCT
This region of Glycine max cultivar Williams 82 chromosome 7, Glycine_max_v4.0, whole genome shotgun sequence genomic DNA includes:
- the LOC100797865 gene encoding RNA-binding protein mde7; its protein translation is MAGTGIHPYHQQWAPAAAAPPPPPAAAGGPPPHPGEEVRTIFITGLPEDVKERELQNLLRWLPGFEASQLNFKAEKPMGFALFSAPHQALAAKDILQDMLFDPDTKSVLHTEMAKKNLFVKRGIGAADAGGAFDQSKRLRTAGDYTHSGYTSPSPFHPPPPPVWGPHGYMAPPPPPPPYDPYAGYPVAPVPMPTPAPIPAPSTYVPVQNTKDNPPCNTLFIGNLGENINEEEVRGLFSVQPGFKQMKILRQERHTVCFIEFEDVNSATNVHHNLQGAVIPSSGSIGMRIQYSKNPFGKRKDNLPIAVPSANGAPPTMTYQ
- the LOC100820599 gene encoding exocyst complex component EXO84B, translated to MATGKSSRSRSAVSSAKDNGPKLEEGLNPFKSDKFDAESYVQSNCSLNDKEIKQLCTYLVDLKKASAEEMRRSVYANYAAFIRTSKEISDLEGELSSIRNLLSTQAALIHGLAEGVHIDSLSISNSDGFSVNATSDSEDKEISDLDKWLVEFPDLLDVLLAERRVEEALAALDEGERVVSEAKDLKSINPSALLSLQNSIAERRQKLADQLAEAACQPSTRGVELRASVSALKKLGDGPHAHSLLLNAHQQRYQYNMQSLRPSSTSYGGAYTAALAQLVFSAVAQAASDSLAIFGEEPAYTSELVMWATKQTEAFALLVKRHALASSAAAGGLRAAAECVQIALGHCSLLEARGLALCPVLLKLFRPSVEQALDANLKRIQESTAALAAADDWVLTYPPTSNRQTSRPSSISISNTTAFQHKLTSSAHRFNLMVQDFFEDVGPLLSMQLGGQALEGLFQVFNSYVNMLIKALPGSMEEEASLEDSGNKIVRMAETEAQQIALLANASLLADELLPRAAMKLSPINQAAYKDDNRRRTSERQNRHPEQREWRRRLVGSVDRLKDTFCRQHALDLIFTEEGDSHLTADMYINMDGNAEEVEWIPSLIFQELFVKLNRMANIAADMFVGRERFATLLLMRLTETVVLWLSEDQSFWDDIEEGPRPLGPLGLQQFYLDMKFVVCFASHGRYLSRNLQRIVNEIITKAMAAFSATGMDPYGELPEDEWFNDICQDAMERLSGKPKEINGERDLNSPTASVSAQSISSVRSHSSS